The genomic region AGAGGCTGCTCCTGCTGAAGAAGCTGTAGAAGAAGCAGCTCCTGCAGAGGATGTTGCTTCTGCTGAAGACTCCGTACCTGCAGAAGATGTTGCTCCTGTTGAAGAAGTTTCCACTGTTGAAGAAGCTCCCGCAGCCGCTCCTGCTGAAGAAGCTCCCAAGAAGGAACTGGCAAGCACCGGTTCTGTGAAGGGTCCGGCACCTGTGGTCGGTGCTCCTGCAACAATGGCTCCCGCAGCTCAGATTGCTGCTGTTGAAGACAATACCGATGGTCTTGTGGAAAACATGGAATCCACCCTCATGGGTAAGGACGATCTGCCCCTGGCAGTCTCCGGTTACATGGCCTTCCGCCTCAAGAACTTCCATTACTCTGAACCGAGCCCCTATGTCCGTAACGACTTGGCTCGCACTGCAGTGGACGCTGTCTTGAACGTGAACATTGTGGCTATGCCCAACTCCTACATGACCTTGTGGACTAACCTGTCCTTGCCGTTCGATCTGTCTGGTCTTTATACCAACTACCTCGGTAGCCAGCCGACAGACGTCCCGACTCACGACGAACGTGTTCAGTTTGACCACTCCACCGACTACTATGCAGCAACCATCAACGAAGAAATGAACTTCGGCGTTGACATCCGTGCTGGTGTCTTCGGTGCATACGTCACTGCAGGTGGTGTTATCTGGGCAAACTCCTCTCCGCTTACCATGTGGGAACGTGAAACCAACCCGCGTTTCGCTTGGCAGTATGAATTGTTCGAAGATGAAAAGACTGTAAGTACCTACTATAAGGAAAAGGTCTTTAAGCCTGTCAAGGAAGGTGGCCGTGCATTCTGGACCAACCGTTCCTTCGGTGGTGTCTTCGCAAACGTCTACCAGTTGCCGTTCGACTTGAAGGCTCAGTTCCTCTTGTCTCAGCCGGCTGATGCAGACATCGCTACCCGTGATGGTCTCCGCATCTACGGTGGTCAGCCTGGTGAACTTGAAATGTCCGGTGGTTACGACTTCCGTGGTTCTGTCTACAGCGGTCGTCTTGCAAAGGAAAAGATTGCGGACAACTTAACCGTTGGTTTGAACTACATGGGTGTCGTATTTGACAACGACATTATCTATGAGGATGAATTCCGTAACCAGTGGATCAACTACTCCAAGGTCGGTCCGACTATCCTGAATTCCCATACCGCTTCTATTGACTTCAAGGGTAACATCACCCCGAAACTCTATGTGATGGCTGATGTGGGCGTCAGCATGACCGACTCTGTAAGATTCGACCGTGTAACTGATGCTGCCGGCTATAACGAAAACAACCCGTCTTCTGGTTACCTCGCCGACGCTTACCATAAGAGCATGAACAAACCGCAGGTTGGTGTCTATGTCAAGGCTCAGAGCAAGTACATTGAAGGCTGGCCGATGACTGTGGAAGCCATCTACTTGCCGAAGGAATTCTACTCTCCGTATTCCTTGACCAACCCGTCTCGTTTCGCTGCATGGCGCAAGGATGAATTCTACCTGAATGGTGGTTCCATGCGTTACAGCCCCAACATGGCTGGTATCAACTTCAAGTTGGAACCCACCTTCAACCGCGGTTACTTTGACGTCCAGTACGGTCAGCACCGTCAGGTCGAAGAAGGTCAGGATGTGATTTCCTTTAACTATCGCTTGAATGGCCGTAGCATTTGGGAAAGCTCCAATTCCTGGACCAAGCATAAGCCGCTCTTCATTGCTGACTCCGGTAATGCCGATGGTTCTGGCTACATTGCCCGTACTGGTACTATGATTCCTTCTGGCGAAGGCATCAAGCAGTATCGTCAGCAGGGTGGTCTCTATGGTGGTACCTGGGAAATGTGGGAATCCTTCGTTGCATACGAAAGTGCTGACCAGATCCAGAAGGGTGAAGTTCCGTCTCACGCCAAGTGGTCTTCCTACCTCTCCTTCATGGGTGGTTATGATATTGGCGGCTGGTTCGGTACCGATCGCACTATCATGATGACTGGTTATGCTGCTCTCTCCGGTGTTTCCACTTCCTTCACTCCGCTCGCCTTTAGCGAAAAGCAGGATGACATGCTGTTGTGGAGCTTCTTCGGTCAGTTTGAACCGTCTGTTGCTGTGACTCCGACCTTCCACATGGTTGGTATCCTGGGTCTTGAAACCTTCCGTGCAGAAAATGCTTACGTTTCCGAAGCATACTACTCCACCATCAAGAAGGGTGTCCTTTACGACAACTACTCCAAGAGCTTCCAGAGAAAGGCTCCGATCAACTACTTGGAAACCGCTCTGGGTATCGGCTTTGATTGGGACTTCTCTGACCGCGTCGGTCTGCATGCCCGTTACAAGTTCATGACTCATTCCGATGAAGTTATTTCTGCTAATGATTGGCATTCTCACTACATTTCCGCCGAAGTTAAGGCTTGGTTCTAATCGGGGGTGCTGAAATGAAAAAGACTATGAATATGAAAAAGACTTTTGCTGCTCTCCTTACAGCTTCTGCAGTCGCCTCTGCTGCTTCTGTCGCAGAGAACCAGGAACTGTTGGAAAGCAAGGTTGACTCCATCAATGCTAAGCGTGGCCTTGAAGTTACCGGAAGCATCCGTGCCGTAGCTCAGTCCACTTCCTTTAGCACAGAACAGGATCCTACCGGTCTGAATAAGCTTCCGAACGTGGAAAAGGATGAATTTGTTGATGCCGACATTAACTTCGGTTTCCGTCCTTTCGAAAACGTTCGCGCAAACATGACTCTCCGTTTGGGCGCTGGCATGCAGGAATACTTCGCTGCCGCAGCAAAGACGATTTCCGTACCTTGGATTGACATCCAGGGCAATATCGGCAACAACTTCCACTGGATCGTGGGTGACTTCCGTCAGCAGTATTCTCCGCTGACCTTGTTCACTCCGGGTGTCGATATCATGTACGAAGCTCAGATTTTCGCCCGTCAGCGCTACATGGCCCAGCAGCAGCAGATGCTTGAAGGCAACCAGCGTAACCTGCAGGGTGTGAACCTCCAGTTCCGCCAGAATCTTGGCGCTGTTCCTGGTGAAGTTCGTGCTGAAGGCATCTTTGCTCGCTTGAACCGCACTTCTGTTCTGGACCTTGGTGGTGCAGAAGGTAACATCCTTCCGAACGATACCGTTCCGGGTTCTTCTCAGGCATCCAATATGGATAAGTGGTTGGCTTCCGCTAACCTCGAATGGTTGCCGCTTAACAGATCCGCTTACTTGGGCGCAACTGCAATGTACATCTTCGACAACGAAGATTCCCGTTCCTACACTTACCGCCATCCGGATGAAGTGACTACGGAACCGTACGAAATGCAGGCTATCAACCCCTACGAAAGTGATCCGCAGAAGACTATGGTCGCAAGTGTTCGTGCCGGTGGCGATATTGCTGGCATCCTGAACAACAAGAACCTTGTGCTTGACTTGATGGCTGAAGTCGCCCTTTCCAACGATGCAGTCTATGATTCTGCATGGGCTTTGGATGGTAACGGAAACTTCGCTTTGAACACTGAAGGTCTTCCTTACATGACTCGCAATGAAGAAAGTGTAAGTGGCATGGCCCTCTTGGTTGATGCAAACGTTGGTTACAAGACTGATTCCTGGGGTGTAAACCTCGCTGTAGACGTTGTTTACAACGATAAGGATTGGTTTAACAATCTTGCTCAGTCCCCTTCCTTCTTTGCTCAGCGAATTATGAACTCTGACAAGGATCAGCAGAATATTGACGGCGAAGTTCATCAGACTGCAAAGTATGGTGTTAATGCTCCGCTCTATTCTTCCTTCGATGCTCTTTATAACTTTGCTCCGAAGTTCTCCCCGGTGGCAACCACCATGGGTACCGACGACAACGCATTCAAGGGTCATGACGACTACAGCTACGACGTAGCTCCGTACAACAAGAATTCCTGGACTACCAACGTCTATTCCAAGGCTCAGTTGGCTCTCCTCGAAACCTTGTCTGATCCGGCCTTGCAGCTTGCCTTGCCCAATGGCCTTGCTACTGCAAACCGCGTGGGTGGTCGCGGCGTGCTGACCGCAAACTTCAAGGACTTCGCAGAAGTTCAGGGTTTGGTCAGCGTCTTCCAGCATGTTACCCCGCTGAGCGTCCAGTCTGTTGACGCCCTTGGCGCTCCGGTTGAATTGAGCTTCAAGTCTGCAACCTTTATGGAATTCGGCGCCGGTGCTAAGGTCGATGTCTTCAAGATTCTCGGCTTCAGCAAGCCCCTCGAAATTTCTGGTTCCTATAAGCACTCTGAACGTACCATGGAAACCGACGGCTGGGCAACCCAGGGTCAGCTCGATGGCACTTCTGAACTCAAGAGTGACTTCATCAACGCAGGCGTGTATGTTCAGTACCTGCCTCGCCTTGGTGTAAACCTTGGCTTCCAGATGATCAATACCGAATTTAGCGACTTTGCCCAGGCTCAGTCTGGTCAGCTTGCTCCTCTCATGAAGGGCAATCAGATGCAGTGGATGGTCGGTCTCGACTACAACATTGCTCCTCACGCATGGCTCGCCATTAACTACGGTATGATTTCCGTTGCTAATGAGTATAATACCTCCAATGTAGTTGCAGCTGGTTCTGCAGAGAACGCAATCACCTTGCCCAACTACTACGACGTAAACAAGGATGCTGGTGGAACTTTCAAGCATGAGTTCTCTCAGTCTATCCTCGAAGCTTCCCTTAATGTGGAATTTTAATGGGAGGGTGCGAATATGATGTTTAATAAGAATCTTTCTATTTTCGGTCTTGCTTCTGCACTTCTGCTCTCCACTACAGCATTCGCTGAAGAAGACGTTCAGGTGCAGCAGAAATCCCTGCTTGAAAAGCTGGACTCCCTGAACGCAGCCGTTCTTGGACTTAAGATCAACGGTACCGCAAAGGCTGGTGTTCTTACTTCCATGTCCAACTCTGATATGTATCATGCAGACTCTCCGACTCAGGAAAGCCAGGCATTCAGTGATGCAAACCTTGTTTTTACCGCACGTCCGAGTGCCGAAACTGAAATCCGCGCAGAACTCCGCCTTCACAAGGATTGGCAGAGTGCTTACGATGAAAATAATAACCCGGTTATTGGTCACTGGTTCTCTTACGACGGCAAGATCCTGAATAAGCATGTAGACTTTAACTTGGGCTATATGCGTGTCGGTTACACCCCGTATACCTTGTACACCCCGCAGCAGCTGCTCCTTCAGGAACCTGAAGTCTTTGCCCAGAAGCGCGTTGAAGCTTTGGCTCAGCGCAACCTGGATACCACTTCTGCTCGCCTGATGCAGGGTTTGAATGTGGATTACCATAGCGGCCAGGTTGGTCCCTTGAGCGATATCCATGCTCAGGTCACTGGCGCCCGTATGCGTAATGCCGCTAAGAAGGCTGACCAGGTGTTCTTTGACTTCGACTACGCCGACCGTTACTTCTACGGTTTGCGTGCTGGTGCTGAAGCCTTTGGCGCAAAGCTCGGCGTGAACTACACCGATGTATTTGACCGTCAGTTGGGCATCCGCACTCGTTTGCAGGACGGTGATACCGTTTCCATCGAAGACAATTCCGTTCTCTCTGTGGAACTCGGCTTCGACAGCAAGACTCTCTTGCCGAGCTTGCCGTTCACCGTCGGTTTGAATGGCGAATTTGCAATGTCCTCCTGGGCTAACGAAAGAGAATTCCTTATCCATGCCGATAAGAAGAAGTACGCTGTGATGCCGACTGAAATCGAAGGTGACTCTGCAACCTATATTCAGGTTCAGACTTCCTACGAAACTGTGGCAAAGCAGGAGAAGGTTGCTGACAATAGCGGTACTGCTTTCTATGTGCAGCCCTACGCTACTGTGGACCTCGCCGGTATTAAGAGCGACTTGAAGGTTACCTACGTGCAGAACGATAAGGACTTCTGGTCTGAAATGGCTTCCAGCCCGGTTTACCGCGGTTCTGCAACCATCTTGAATGCCAACGCATTCTACAGCAACGATGTCTATACAAACCTTGTGAACAACTTTGGCATGTCCAGCTTGGAAAACATGTACTTCGCAGTATATAATTCCAATCCGTTGAACGCAAGCAACTTGCTGAGCACCGAAAGTAAGAATGCCTTGTCTTCCGAAGGTGAAAACAAGTCCTACCTCTACTCTCGTTTGTACAACAACTACAAGAACGCTCACTTCTACCGTAACGGCTACAAGGCCGACGTGATGAAGCGCTATGAAATTCAGAAGGCTCTCCTCAACATGGATCCGTCTTCCAACATGGAAATGCCTTATGGCCTTTCCACTCCGGATCGCAGTGGTTTGATGATGAACCTGAACTTCTCCTGGAACGACGCTCTTGAAGTTAACGCAGTCTTTGCTATGATGAACGAATCTGCAGCAGACTCTTACGACGACAACGGTGTTGCAGTCTTGGATGCTAACGGCGACAACGTTCAGGAATCCAACGACTACATGCGTTACGGCATCGGTCTCTCCCTTGACATCGGCCGCTTCATCCCGGTTCTTGAACGCAAGATCAAGATGCAACTCTCCTATGATCATACCGAAGAAAGCGCCTTCCTCAAGCGTGCAACAAACCGCATGATGGCCGGTCTCTCCTTGGATATCTACGGTCCTGTATCCCTCATCGGTGGTTTCCATTCTTCTGCTAAGGAATTTGGCAAGCCGCTGGTTATCGGTGATGCAAGAATCTATAAGACCGAAGAAACCTTGTTGCTTGCTGGTCCGCGCGTAAAGATTACTCCCAACTCCTACGTATCTGTTCAGTATGGTATGTTGGGCGACAAGCTGACCTTGGGCTCCTTGGTCCCGGGTATGCCGAACGACGAACTTTCCATTGACAAGAACGTTATCATTGCCGATGTAACGGTCAACTTCTAAGAGGTGTTGCAATGAAAAACTTTAAACTTTTGTTCTCTGTTGCAGCTGCTGCCGCAATGTTTGGCTGCTCCTCCATGGATATCAGCGAAGAAGAAGCTTATAGCGAAAACCTTCCGGCTGATTTCAGCAATGACGAATACATGGCTATTCATCCTGGTCTGCGTTACCTGCAGCTTAAGGATTACGTTAACGACTACAACAAGGCTCTGACTATCGACGCTGAAGCAAAGACCGCCGATATCAACGCTTTCGACGCTAACGCAGAAACCTTGAAGGAACTCTATCTGGATCCGTATGTCGGTGGCTATTCTGAAGCCGATTACGAAGAAGATATGTCTTCCAAGGAAGTTGAAGACACTGTGGCCGTTGAAGTCTATGCCTATGTGAAGGATTCCGCTGAAGGTACTAGAACCTTGGATTCTTCCAAGGTCCTCACCTTGAACCTTTGCAACGTAGACAAGAAGATTGTCTATAACAACAAGGTTAAACCTCCTGTAATCTCCGTTGTTCATGCAATGATCGACGAACCCTGTGAAGAAGGTAAGGACAAGTCCGTCGTTATCAGCGATACGACTTATGCCGTCAAGGGTGTTAAGACTTCTCCCAAGACTGTCGAAGGCGCTATTGCTCCTAACAAGATGACTAGACTCCGTCTGTTCAACTTCTGGGACACTGAAGATGACCTGGCTGCTTTGAAGGCTGTTCCTGTGGATACTTTCGCAATCAGCTACCAGTACGCTTTGTTCGGCAAGCTCCATGGCTGGGCATACCGTCGTTGCACTGAAAGCGAAGCAGCAAAGGATATCGCTATTCCGGAATATCCGGCAACTAAGCTTTATTGCGATGATAATGGTAAACTTAAGGAAATTGACTAGGACGAGGTTATAATATGAATATTAAGTCCATTGCTTTGACCCTTGCTCTTGGCGCTTTTGCTATGGCAAACGCTGCCGCAGACAAGGTTGTGGGTTTCTACCCGTACTGGAGCCAGTATTCCCAGTTTTACCCGAAGGATATTCGCTACAATACCGTGACTGACATTCACTATGTTGGCCTGGCTCCTAGCGAAGATGGCTCTCTCGCTTTCGCCGATGAAAACGATGCTGAAAACTTCAAGACTCTGGCTCAGATGTCCAAGGAAAACAACGTGAAGCTTATCGTTTCCGTTGGCGGCATGGAAGCTGAAGGTAACTTGAAGGCAATCGCATCTTCTGACGAAGCTCTCTCTGCTTTCGTTTCCAACGTTGGTAGCTGGCTCACTGAAAACGGTGGCGACGGCGTTGAACTTGACTGGCAGAACGTTACTGCAGACGATGCAGAAGACTATGCCAAGGTCGTTAACGCTCTCGTTGATGGCCTTAGTGGTTCTACCGTTACCGCAGTGATTTATCCTGCAGCCGGTATGGATGCTTACAAGGCAGACGCTTTGAACCGTCTCGCTTATGTTGACGTGTTCATGGCTGACCAGATGACCGAAGAAAGCTCTGAAGTTGTCCCGAACCAGGGTGCAACCTCTGTGAAGGAAGCTTTGGATATGGTTGCCGGTGCAGGCGTTAACAAGGACCTTCTGGTTCCGGTTATCTTCCTCTATGGCAAGACCTGGACTGGCGCACAGGGCCTCGGCACTTCTCACCAGGGTGTGGGTAGCGGTAACGAAGGTTACGTGACCTATGCTGAATTGATGGGCAAGTTCGATTCTCCGGAATACAAGGTTACCTTCGATGAAGCTTCCAAGTCTGAAGTTGCTGTAAGCGATGCAGAAACCATCGTGTTCATGGGTATTCCTTCCATGAAGGCTGTTGCTCAGCAGGTTAAGGCTGACGGCATGGGCGGCGTCGCTGTCTATGACCTCTCTCAGGATCACCACGAACCGATCGTCTCCCTCCTGGTGACCATCGGCCTGGAACTCCGTCCTGGCGTTGACTACAAGCCCAAGAAGAAAAAGTAATTAGCGATTCGCAGGGTTTCCTGCGGTATTGCCTAGAAACTAAAAAGAGGACTGCTTTGGCGGTCCTCTTTTTTATGTGTCCATTGGCTTGTTCATTGTCTAGTTTCAGTCGCCACGAAGTCGTATGCTATTCTGGAAGAAGCTTGTGCTGCTGTCCATAACAGGGATGTGACGAGTTTCGTGGAATCTAGCTTGTTCTCTAGGGGCGTAAGATTCTGAGCCTTACTTCGGTTCTTATTGTGTCGTGGCCCTGATGTATAGGTGTATCCTGCAAGTTTGTTATTGTCCCGGAATAGCGCTGCGTCGAAGAGGACTGCTTACCTTTTGTCCTTGAACAAAGGCTGTTTTGCTAATGCTAGAATTCAATCTTTTAGGAGTAATTAATCTGCACAAAAAAAGACCGCTCCCCGAAGGGAACGGTCTTAAAGTTTAGAAGGATTTTCCTAGGAATTACTTGGCGGTCTTGTTCCACTTGACGTTCAGCTGGCGTGCG from Fibrobacter sp. harbors:
- a CDS encoding glycoside hydrolase family 18 protein, with the protein product MNIKSIALTLALGAFAMANAAADKVVGFYPYWSQYSQFYPKDIRYNTVTDIHYVGLAPSEDGSLAFADENDAENFKTLAQMSKENNVKLIVSVGGMEAEGNLKAIASSDEALSAFVSNVGSWLTENGGDGVELDWQNVTADDAEDYAKVVNALVDGLSGSTVTAVIYPAAGMDAYKADALNRLAYVDVFMADQMTEESSEVVPNQGATSVKEALDMVAGAGVNKDLLVPVIFLYGKTWTGAQGLGTSHQGVGSGNEGYVTYAELMGKFDSPEYKVTFDEASKSEVAVSDAETIVFMGIPSMKAVAQQVKADGMGGVAVYDLSQDHHEPIVSLLVTIGLELRPGVDYKPKKKK